The Anomalospiza imberbis isolate Cuckoo-Finch-1a 21T00152 chromosome 7, ASM3175350v1, whole genome shotgun sequence genome has a window encoding:
- the LOC137477521 gene encoding maestro heat-like repeat-containing protein family member 7, which translates to MAMWKTIMSSPRTAKLAQRILLDVLGSWPKHSTCTSDGDKTGVFALAATVVMWKILQEPCVSHIVKVHSSRVLVHLLFQVFFSTEETPEEVDTFWKGCQEQHGLATSPNRFAVRTLKSLLCLEQYKDVVMAMERRCGWDMLLCADTQHYAVGLLAREMRHACLELCCSIALHLLWLLSTQEPRWDLPALAFLVEVLKCLDSSECGDSVVEVSSRYL; encoded by the exons ATGGCCATGTGGAAGACCATCATGTCCTCGCCCAGGACCGCGAAGCTGGCGCAGCGGATTCtcctggatgtgctggggagctggccgaagcacagcacgtgcacctccgatggggacaaaacgggtgtctttgccctagct gcaactgtggtgatgtggaagatcctccaggaGCCCTGTGTCTCACACATCGTGAAGGTGCACTCCTCCCGTGtacttgtgcatctgctcttccaagtgttcttcagcacagaAGAGACGCCAGAGGAGGttgataccttctggaagggatgccaggagcaacacggccttgccaccagccccaacag gtttgccgtgcggaccctgaagtccctgctgtgcctAGAGCAGTACAAGGATGTGGTGATGGCAATGGAACgcaggtgtggctgggacatgctgctctgtgctgacacccagcactatgccgtgggtctgctggccag GGAGATGCGCCATGCTTGTCTTGAGTTGTGTTGCAGTATTGCACTccacctcctctggctgctcagcacacaggagccacgctgggatcTGCCCgccctggcattccttgtggag gtcctcaAGTGCCTAGATTCAAGTGAATGTGGTGACAGTGTTGTGGAGGTCTCATCAAGGTACCTGTag